In Actinomadura luteofluorescens, the sequence ACCGGTGCTCGTCGAGGAAACCGACGATGTGCCCGAACACGTCCAGGGCGGCGCCGCGGCCGATGAACGGGTCCACGTGCCCGTAGCCGGGGATCTCGACGTAGCGCGCGTCGAGCCGCGGGTGCCGTGCCGCCAGGACGTCGTGGCACAGCTTGTTGGCGTCCAGCCAGAGCCCGTTCTCGCTTCCGGACATCAGCAGGACGGGGCAGTCGATGCGGTCCGCGCTGTCCAGGGCGTTCTCCGGCAGCGCGCTGTAGCGTCCGTCGGAGAGGTTCCACCGCACCACGGTGTGCGCCAGCTCGATGCGCCGCAGGTGCGGGATGACGCACATGGGCGCGCTGCCGAACAGGTCGGCCAGGCGCTCGTGGGTGCGCCGGTCCAGCTGGTCGTGGACGAACAGCGACGCGCCCACGCTCCAGGCGGAGTTGTGCAGCATCTGGCAGGTGGGGTCCGGGCAGTCCGCCCCGAGGGACGCCAGGGCGAACAGCGGGGTGTACTTCGACCGGAACCCGGCCTTGCGGAAGTCGACGGGGACGTGCCGGATGCGCCGCCGCAGCACCTCGAAACCGAAGTGCATGCGCAAGCGCGTCGAGGCGGCCAGCTTCGGTGTCAGGAACACGCCCTGCGCCACCACGCCGGCCAGTCCCGGAACGAGGCCCGCCGTCATGCTGAGCGACAGCGACAGCGCCCCCAGGCAGTGCGCCACGACGAACAGCCGCCGCCCGCCGATCCGCTCCCGGATCCGCGCCACCGCCTCGGGAATGTCGTAGAGCGCGACGTCGTCGAAGCTGTAGCCCGCGCCGTCGTCGTCGTTGTAGGGGAGCCGGCAGCTGCCGCGCCAGTCCAGCAGCCACGGCTCGTAGCCCGCGTCGAGCAGCACGTCCACCAGGTTGCGGGTCTCCGGCAGGACGAACATGTCGGAGGACGCGGTGAGGCCGTGCAGCAGCAGCACCGCGGGCCGGTCGCCGTTCGCGGCGTCGTCGCGGGTCACGCGGGCCAGTGCCAGCTCGGTCCCGTCGGACGCCCGGAACGGGACGTGCTCGATCGCCGCGGCGCCGGGCCGCGCGTAGAGCGCTCGTGCGGTCATCGGATCTCCCTCCTGCGGTCCTTCACGTCCCGGCGCAGGTCCAGCAGCTCCGCTCCGGCGCGCAGGCCCGGTTCGAGCAGGCCCCAGCCGACCTGGGCGAAGAACCAGCCGAGCCACATCAGCTTGGCGAGGCGCTGCTCCGGCGGCGGCAGCGCCGGATCGACCTCGATGCCGTCGATCTGTTCGCGGACGTAGCCGCCGGCCGGCACGACGACCTCGCCGGTCAGGCTCGACGGCTCGCCCTCGCGGCCGACCTCGACGGCCAGCGTGCGGGCCTGCCGCCAGAGGTCGCGGCGCGCGCGGGCGGTCTTGACGCCCTCCAGCCACCAGCCCCGCCCGTCGGCGTCGCGGAACGCGAGCCGGTACCGCAGCAGCGGATGGCGCAGTCCATGGCGCAGCGGGATCCCGTCCTCGGGGCGGACGACGATGTCGCCCGACTCCACCGTGAGCGGTTCCGGGTGCAGCCGCGCGCACGTCATCTCGCCGCGCACGTCGACGCGCCGCTCCCTGACGAGCTGGTGCATCCCGGCGATCGACAGCGTCAGCGACAGCGAGCAGACCGTGTCGGTGACCCGGCCCGCGGGGCCCAGCGTCCCTTCGAGGGTCTCGTGGAACGACAGGTACGGCGGGTCGTCGCGGCCGGGGAGCCGCGCCAGGCCGGCCTCCGCGAGCCGCTCGTAGGTCCTCAGCTGCGCCCGCGCGCCGTAGCGGACCGGTTCGGGCAGGCCGTGCCGCGCGACGAAGGCCTCGGTGCGCTCGCCGGTCGCCGCCGGGCCGAGCAGGGTCGCCTCGACCAGCTTGACGGCCGTCGCGTTGCGCAGGACCCGCGCCAGGAACTCCAGCTCGGGAACCGGGCCGGCCTCCATGGCGGCCAGGAAGGCGGCGCGCCACTCCTCCCAGCCGAGCACCGGGACGTGCATCCCGCCGAGCCGCATGTCGTGCAGGACGTCCGGCAGCGTGTTGGGCCGCCCGGTGAGGTTGTAGGTCGTCCCCCAGCCGTCCGGCTCGTACACGACGGCGGCGGCGACGCGGCTGACCCAGTCCACCGGGGCGGCGTTGACGGCCCGGAAGGCGGGCACCTTCCGGAATCTGGAGAACGCCGACAGCAGGCCGCTGCCGATGTCGGTCGGGTTGTGCGCGCCGGTGAGGGTGTGCCCGCCGATGGCGCCCGGACGCATGAGCGTCACGGTCAGGCCGTGCTCGCGGGCCCGCCGCAGCGCCACCTCCGACGCCCATTTCGACCGGTCGTAGCCGGTGGCGAGGCGGTCGACGCGCGCGAGCGGGTCGTCCTCGCCCATGGAGGCGATGCCGGCCTCGTTGAACACCGCGACCGAGGAGATGTGGTGCAGCGGCTTGGACGGCCCGGTCGCCGCGAGCTCGGCCAGCGTCAGCGGGCCGAGCACGTTGGCGCGGCGCAGCGAGGGGTAGCCGCGCAGGAAGTCGACGGCCGCCGCGACGCTGACGATCGAGTCCACCTCCCGCGCCAGCTCCTCCCACCGGTCGCCGTCGAGCCCGAGCCGCGGCTCGGCGATGTCGCCCGGCAGCACCGTCACCCGCCGCCGGACCTCCGCGGACCACGGCAGCCGGAAGCCGGCGAGGGCCTCGCCGAGGCGCCGCTCGCCCGCCCGCGCGTCGGCGGCCCGCACCAGGCAGACGACGTGCGCGTCGCCCCGGCGCAGCAGGTCGAGCAGCAGGTGCCCCCCGAGGAAGCCGGTCGCGCCGGTGAGCAGGATCCGGCGGGGCGGGGCCTTGGCGGCCGGGCCGGTCCAGGGCAGGCGGTCCGCGCGGGCCAGGTCGGCCGCCACCAGGTCGAGGCCCTCGTCTCCGCTCTCGTCCTCGTCCGCGGCGGCGTCGGCGGGCTCCCGGTGGGGCGCGCCCGTCGCGGACGCGAGGCCCAGCCGCGCGAGGCGGCGGGGCCGGGCGTCGGCGAAGACGTCGTCCAGGCTGAGCCGCAGGCCGAGGTCGCGGTTGAGCGCCGCCGCGAACCCGGCGGCGTCGACCGACGTCGCGCCCGCGTCGAAGAAGTCCACGTCGACGCCGATCCGCCTGCCGCCGAGGAAGGGCGCCGTCCGGGCCGCGATCGCCGCGGCCAGCCCTTCGAGGTCCCATCCCGCGCCGCCCTCGGCCGGAGCGCCGTCCGCTCCGCCCGGCGGCGGTTCCCCGCCGGGCCCGGCGCCGCCGCCGGTCCCGAACCGGGCCAGCAGGTCCGCCACCTCGGTCCGCCCCGGGCCGCTGCGCTCCAGCAGTTCGCCCTCGTGCCGGCGGTCGGGGACCGGGGCGAGCCCGGTCCCGTCCGCGTCCGCTCCGTTCACCGTCTGCATCTCCTTCCACGATTCACTCACCGTCGGCCTCCGGGCCGTCTTCCGCCGTGCCGGACCAGGAGCGGAACGCCCGCAGGCGCCGCGGCTCGACCAGCACGTCCAGCCGCCGGCCGTCGTCCTCCACCCCCGCGAGGGCGGCGACCAGGCGCCGCGCCGGGGCGTTGCGGGGCGTGTGCTCGGCGACCAGCCGCACCGCCGCGCATCCGAGGGCGTCGGCGCGGTCGGCGAGCCACCCCAGCAGCCGCTCCTCCACCCCGCGGCCGAGCACGCGGCAGCTCAGCATCCAGGCCGCGACCTCCAGCGCGCCGCCGTCCGGGCGGACCACCAGGACGCCGATCTGGCCGTAGTCGCCGAACCGGTCGCGCGCCGAGACCGTCCACACCTCGCCGTCCCGCCGCGCCCGGTCGAGCGCCGCCGGGTCCAGGACGGCGGGGCGCAGGTTGAACTGGTGCGTCCGGCGGCTCAGCTGGACGGACCGCTCCGTCGCCGCCTCCGACAGCGGCTCGACGTCGACCTCCAGTTCGAGCCGGTCGAGGAACTCGGCGAAGCTCGTCCCGGCGCGCGCCGCCTCGCGGTCGCGCTCCTGCCGGTAGTAGCCGGCCCGGGCGGCGTCCTCGCGGGTGGCCGCCCACGGGGTGGCCGGCCAGAGGCGCCGCACGAACGCCGCCAGCTCGCGGGCGGGCGGGCACGTCACCGACAGGACCTCCGGGAGGTCGGAGCGCACCGCGGCGATCTCGGCCGGGTTGTCGTCCAGGAACAGCACCGCGTCCGTCCCGAGGCCCAGCTCGTCCGCCGCCGCCCTGATCCGCTTGGCCTTCGGCCCCCAGCCCGCGGCGATCACGCTGAAGTGCCCGGGCCGCAGGACTCCGTCGGGCCGCTCCAGCACCGCGCGCACCGTGGCCTCGTCGTTGTTGGAGACGAGGACCAGCAGGACACCCGCGGCGCGCCAGGCGAGCAGCCGCCGGGCCAGCACCGCGCGCGGCCCGGCCAGGTCGACCGCGTCCGGGCCGGCCTCGCCCGCGACGCCGCCCCACAGGGTCTCGTCCCCGTCCACGGCGATCACCTTGGGCGCCGGGCGGCGGACCGCCCGGACCGTCCCGGCGGCGGTGAGCGCCACGGCCGCCTGGAACTCGGCGGTGAAGGGCAGGTGGGCGAGGGCCTCGGTGCCCTCGTCGAAGGGCTCGGCGACGGGGTGGTCCCGCGTCCAGTCGTCCGGCCGCACGACCGCGATGCCCGGCCGGCCCTCCAGCCGCGACATCAGCTCCTCCTCCCACTCCCGGAGCCGGGGGTCGCCGGTGCGGGAGGGCAGGACGCCGAGGATCACCGGCCGCCGGGTCCGGTCGTGCAGGGCGCCGAGGGCCGCCGGGTACTCCTCGGCCAGCCGCGCCAGCAGCTCGTCGCTCACGGGACCGGATCGGGCCAGGTCGCTTCCGCGCAGCAGCACGATCCCGGCCGTGGTGGACGCCTGGGCGAACGCGCCGTCCGGGGCCAGGACGCTCGCCAGGGGCTGCTGGTCCGGCGCCGCGACGACGTCCGGCGCGTCACCGCCGGTCTCGGCGAGGGCGGCGCCGAGGAGGGCGGGCAGGTGGCCGAGGGCGAACGTGGCCGCCACCGCCACCGAGGCTGCGGAGCCCGCGGCCGGCGGGGCGGGCGCTCCCGTCGCGGGCTCCGCCGCGCCCCCGTCCGCGATCCGCGCGAGGAGGTCGAGGTAGCCGCGGCCGAGGCGGGCGGCGGCCGCCTCGTCGAGGATGTCGAGGTTGTGGTCGAGCCGCAGGTGCCCGAGGCCGGGCCCCATGCTGACCATCAGGTCGAGGTCGAGGTAGCCGGTCCCGGCCGGCACGATCTCCGGCCCGCCCGCCGCCGGCCCCCGCGCCCGGATGTGGTTGAAGTACACCTCGACGAGCGGCGCGTCCGCCCGGTGCAGGCCGGCGCCGGCGAGGGCGGCCATCGCGCCGGAGAACGAGGCCCCCTTCTCCAGCACCCGCTTGAGACGGGCGTCGGTCCTGGCCACGACGTCGGCGATGGCCTCGCCCCCGTTGACCTCGGCCGCGAGCGGCACCGGGACCCCGAAGTAGCCGAGCGCGCCGGACGCTTCGGCGTGCATCCGGGAGTCCACAGGGACCGCCAGCGCGAACCGGCTCCGGTCCCGCAGCCGCGCGAGGAACACCTGGAGCGTCCCGAGGCAGAGGGCGGCCGGGGTCACGGCCAGCTCCCTCGCCTGCTCCGCCACCCGGTCGAGGAGGCCGCCGGGGATGTCCAGGGCCAGGGTGCCCGCGCGGAACGTCCGCTTCGCCGGGCGGCTCTCCACCAGGTCCAGTCTGCGGCAGCCGGTGAACTCCTCCCGCCACCGCGCCGCCGCCTCCTCGCCCTCCTCCTGCGGTGCCGCGGCCGAGCGGGCCTCGATGAGCAGATCGATGTCGTCCCGCGGGGGCGCGGCCGGGGGAGCGCCGGACAGCGCCGCCCCGATCTCCGCGACGGCGAGGATCAGCGACTGCACGTCGCTCACGGCGTGGTGAGCGCCGAAGACCAGGACCTGGTCCCCGGACGCGGACTCCACCATCTCGAAGCGCCACAGCGGCGCCGTCGCGAGGTCGAACGGCGGCTCCATCAGCCGCTGGAGCGCCGCCTCGGCGTCCACGTCCTCGGTCGTCGACCAGCGCAGCAGCTCCCCGGTGGGCCGCCGGTGGACCGCGAACCGCGTGCCGTGCTCGGGGTCCCGCACGATGGCCGTGCGCAGGGCGGAGTGCCGGCCCGCGAGCCCGCTGAGGGCCTCCGCCAGCGCCTCCCTTGTGACGGGCGACCCCAGCCGGACGGCCATGCCGATGTGGTGGGCCACGCTCGGCGTGCCCTGCTGCTCCGTCCGCAGCAGGCGCGTCACGTCCGCCGGGACCGGCCGGAACACGACCTCCGCCCCGGCATCCGCCCGCTCCACGGACGGTCCGGTCGGCGGTGTCCCGCCTGCGGTGACCGGCGCTTGGAGGAGTTCGGCGGCGAGGCTCCGCACGTCCATGGCCGCCAGCGCCGACAGCGACGTGCCGACGCCGAGCGTGCGCGTGATGGCGTCGTGCAGCACCACGAGCGAGTGCGAGTCGAAGCCGAGCTCCTGCATCGACCTGCCCATGGGCACCTCGGCGGCGGCGTCGCCGGTGACCTCGGCCACCGCGCCCCGCAGGAACTCCTCGACCAGGCGGGTGCGCTCGTCGTCCGTCGCCGCGGCGCGGATCAGGGCCGCGACCCCCTCGGCGGCCGGGCCGGCGGTGGGACGCCCGGCCAGTTCGGACAGGATCGGATGCGCCGCGGCGAGCCCGGAGGGACGCTCCAGCGCCGCCCGGTCGAGCGCGATCGGCGCGAGGCGGCGCCGGGACGAGCCGAGCAGGCGCTCGAACAGCTCCCCGCCCTCGGCCGGGGAGAGGCTCGCCATGCCGGACCCCGCGAGCGCGGGGAGCCGGTCGGCGTCCGCGGCCATGCCGACCTGCGACCAGGCGCCCCAGTCCAGGCTCAGCGCCGGTCGCCCGGTCGCCGCGAGGGCGTGGGCCCACGCGTCCAGGAAGGCGTTCGCGGCGGCGTAGGAACCCTGCCCCGCCGGTCCGAGCAGGCCCGCGGCCGAGGAGAACAGGATCAGGAAGTCGGTGTCCGGCACCAGTTCGGTGAGCAGCGCGGCGCCCAGCACCTTGGGCGCCAGCACCAGTGCGATCCGCTCCGGTGTCAGCGTCCGCAGGGTCGCGTCGTCCAGGACGCCGGCGGCGTGCACGATCCCCGCGACCGGGGGCGCCTCGCGGCTCAGGGCGCCGAGCGCCGCCTCCAGGGCGGCGCGGTCCGCGACGTCGGCGCGGACGGTGTGGACGTCCGCGCCCCGCGCCGCGAGCCCGGCGATCCACTCGGCCGCCCCCGCGTCCGGCCCGCCGCGGCCGAGGACGGCCACGTGCCGCGCGCCCAGCGCGA encodes:
- a CDS encoding alpha/beta hydrolase; amino-acid sequence: MTARALYARPGAAAIEHVPFRASDGTELALARVTRDDAANGDRPAVLLLHGLTASSDMFVLPETRNLVDVLLDAGYEPWLLDWRGSCRLPYNDDDGAGYSFDDVALYDIPEAVARIRERIGGRRLFVVAHCLGALSLSLSMTAGLVPGLAGVVAQGVFLTPKLAASTRLRMHFGFEVLRRRIRHVPVDFRKAGFRSKYTPLFALASLGADCPDPTCQMLHNSAWSVGASLFVHDQLDRRTHERLADLFGSAPMCVIPHLRRIELAHTVVRWNLSDGRYSALPENALDSADRIDCPVLLMSGSENGLWLDANKLCHDVLAARHPRLDARYVEIPGYGHVDPFIGRGAALDVFGHIVGFLDEHR
- a CDS encoding thioester reductase domain-containing protein, producing the protein MSESWKEMQTVNGADADGTGLAPVPDRRHEGELLERSGPGRTEVADLLARFGTGGGAGPGGEPPPGGADGAPAEGGAGWDLEGLAAAIAARTAPFLGGRRIGVDVDFFDAGATSVDAAGFAAALNRDLGLRLSLDDVFADARPRRLARLGLASATGAPHREPADAAADEDESGDEGLDLVAADLARADRLPWTGPAAKAPPRRILLTGATGFLGGHLLLDLLRRGDAHVVCLVRAADARAGERRLGEALAGFRLPWSAEVRRRVTVLPGDIAEPRLGLDGDRWEELAREVDSIVSVAAAVDFLRGYPSLRRANVLGPLTLAELAATGPSKPLHHISSVAVFNEAGIASMGEDDPLARVDRLATGYDRSKWASEVALRRAREHGLTVTLMRPGAIGGHTLTGAHNPTDIGSGLLSAFSRFRKVPAFRAVNAAPVDWVSRVAAAVVYEPDGWGTTYNLTGRPNTLPDVLHDMRLGGMHVPVLGWEEWRAAFLAAMEAGPVPELEFLARVLRNATAVKLVEATLLGPAATGERTEAFVARHGLPEPVRYGARAQLRTYERLAEAGLARLPGRDDPPYLSFHETLEGTLGPAGRVTDTVCSLSLTLSIAGMHQLVRERRVDVRGEMTCARLHPEPLTVESGDIVVRPEDGIPLRHGLRHPLLRYRLAFRDADGRGWWLEGVKTARARRDLWRQARTLAVEVGREGEPSSLTGEVVVPAGGYVREQIDGIEVDPALPPPEQRLAKLMWLGWFFAQVGWGLLEPGLRAGAELLDLRRDVKDRRREIR